AAACCGAATTCATCGCCGAGCGGTGCGGCATTTCCGGCGACAATGCGGTGATGATGCTCGCCGGACCGACGTTGCGCGTCGTGCCGGTGACCACTCATGTCGCGTTGAGCCGCGTCTCCGAAATGCTCACGGTCGAACTGATCGTCGCCAAGGGGCGCGCGACCGCGCGCGGGCTGCAGCGCAATTTCGGCATCGCTACGCCGCGTCTGGCCTTTGCCGGGTTCAACCCGCATGCCGGCGAAGGCGGGGCGATCGGCCGGGAGGAGATCGACTTCATCATCCCCGCCATCGCACAGTTGCGTGACGAGGGTATCGACGCGACCGGCCCGTTCGCCGCCGACACCATGTTCCACGATCGTGTGCGCGCCACTTATGATGCGGCGATCTGCTGTTATCACGACCAGGCGCTGGTGCCGCTCAAGACATTGCACTTCGATGAAGGCGTCAACATCACGCTCGGACTGCCGATCGTGCGCACCTCGCCCGATCACGGTACCGCATTCGGCATTGCCGGCCAGGACAAGGCCGAGCCGGGCGCGATGATCGCCGCGATCAGGCTGGCCGGAGAAGCGACCGCGCGCCGCGCCGCCGCGGACGCGTGACCGATATCCCGCTGCTGCCGCCGCTGCGCGAGATCATCGCACGCCATGGCCTTACCGCGAGCAAGGCGCTTGGGCAGAATTTCCTGCTCGACGGGCAATTGCTTTCGCGCATCGCGCGCGTGCCCGGCGACCTTCAGGATGCCGAAGTGTTCGAAGTCGGCCCCGGCCCCGGCGGCCTGACCCGCGCCCTGCTCCAGGCCGGCGCGCGCGTCACCGCGGTGGAACGCGACCGCCGCTGCATCCCCGCGCTCGCCGAACTGGGCGCGGCGTTTCCCGGCAAGCTGCGCGTGATCGAGGAGGACGCGCTGGAGATCGACGCCGCGACCCTATTTGCGGGCAAGCCGCATATCGTCTCCAACCTGCCCTATAATATCGGCACCGCGCTGCTCGTGCGCTGGCTCTCGGCCGGCTGGCTGCCCTGGTGGTCGAGCCTGACCCTGATGTTCCAGAAGGAAGTCGCCGATCGCATCGTCGCCGGCACCGATGACGACGCCTATGGCAGGCTTGCCGTGCTGGCCCAGTGGCGCAGCAGCGCAAAGCTCGCCATGCCGGTACACCGCTCCGCCTTCACCCCGCCGCCCAAGGTAATGTCGGCGGTGGTGCATATCGTCCCCAAGGACGCACCCGATGGCGTCGATTTCGCGGTGCTGGAACGCCTGACCGGCGCGGCATTCGGCCAGCGCCGCAAGATGCTGCGGCAGAGCGTCAAAGGCGTGCCCGGCGCGCTGGCGGCACTGGAGCAAGTCGGGATCGAGGTCACGCGGCGGGCGGAAACGGTAAGCGTGGCGGAGTTTGTCGAGGTGGCGCGGGTGATGAGCGCCTAAAGCCTTACTCCTTCGCGGTCGCCGGCTTCTCCGGCACCTTGGTCTGCGCCACGGCGGTCACGATCGGTGGGCCCTTGGCGATCACCGCCGCCAGCGTCACTGCCTCGGGGCAAGCGGCCTTGCCGCACAGCGTCTTGATCTTGCCGAGATTGGCCTTGGCTTGGATCACCGCGCCCTTCGCGACCAGCGCTTCGCCCTGGCCCTTCAGCGCCACGCGGTCGTTCGGCTCGATCAGCAACGCTTCGCGGTAAAGGCGGATCGCCTTGCCGGGCAGGCCACGCGCCTGGGCGACGTCGCCCAACGTGA
This portion of the Sphingomonas sp. So64.6b genome encodes:
- the pdxA gene encoding 4-hydroxythreonine-4-phosphate dehydrogenase PdxA, translated to MTLPLAVSMGDPAGIGPEVIAKAWVKRDTHALMPFFAVGDARAIAAVWQGPIARISDPAEANGRFADALPVLNVEDGGEIVPGRPDVDGARCALHSLEMAAGLARSDAARALITGPVSKAQLYQIGFAYPGQTEFIAERCGISGDNAVMMLAGPTLRVVPVTTHVALSRVSEMLTVELIVAKGRATARGLQRNFGIATPRLAFAGFNPHAGEGGAIGREEIDFIIPAIAQLRDEGIDATGPFAADTMFHDRVRATYDAAICCYHDQALVPLKTLHFDEGVNITLGLPIVRTSPDHGTAFGIAGQDKAEPGAMIAAIRLAGEATARRAAADA
- the rsmA gene encoding 16S rRNA (adenine(1518)-N(6)/adenine(1519)-N(6))-dimethyltransferase RsmA, with translation MPLLPPLREIIARHGLTASKALGQNFLLDGQLLSRIARVPGDLQDAEVFEVGPGPGGLTRALLQAGARVTAVERDRRCIPALAELGAAFPGKLRVIEEDALEIDAATLFAGKPHIVSNLPYNIGTALLVRWLSAGWLPWWSSLTLMFQKEVADRIVAGTDDDAYGRLAVLAQWRSSAKLAMPVHRSAFTPPPKVMSAVVHIVPKDAPDGVDFAVLERLTGAAFGQRRKMLRQSVKGVPGALAALEQVGIEVTRRAETVSVAEFVEVARVMSA